A part of Crassostrea angulata isolate pt1a10 chromosome 5, ASM2561291v2, whole genome shotgun sequence genomic DNA contains:
- the LOC128185309 gene encoding uncharacterized protein LOC128185309 produces MMITFFMVFMSIDLFQFIENSICTGVNGTKDCCFGFSLNRTTRKCEKCANGYIGSDCSQKCIHPTYGEDCQYICHCLEADCHYSYGCLQKTGTISQKPSSTKKVADTFLGTSTVASLSNKTVSYQYTSEDSSVYLQKISETTEKNISSSNDLLKNDVFVGLFGVFVFFFIVFVVGNIYRKFFRKNLVTNQFKESEWHAQYQSLNGIDTASPVAQVRPNGESLYLSPVFSRHENDSTVDLQGHDIRPGLNVVSEELALGRQRFTHDSTYAENELNVSLAGRTDHVYTDIPENSEENFNPTIDFGLESNILNNNDSRTALDGPVVYMNL; encoded by the exons ATGATGATTACGTTTTTTATGGTGTTTATGTCTATCGATTTATTTCAGTTCATAGAAAACAGCATATGCACAGG gGTAAATGGAACAAAAGACTGCTGTTTTGGTTTTTCGTTAAATAGAACAACTAGGAAGTGCGAAA aatgtgccAATGGCTACATTGGCAGCGATTGTTCCCAAAAATGCATTCATCCTACTTATGGAGAAGACTGCCAATATATTTGTCATTGCCTCGAAGCAGACTGCCATTATTCTTATGGATGCTTGCAGAAGACGGGAACAATTTCTCAAAAGCCGA GTTCAACAAAAAAGGTTGCAGATACATTTTTGGGGACGTCTACAGTCGCTTCGTTATCGAATAAAACGGTTTCCTATCAGTACACTTCTGAAGACTCATCGgtgtatttacaaaaaataagcgAAACTACAGAGAAAAACATCtccagcagcaatgatttgctGAAAAACGATGTTTTTGTGGGCTTGTTTGgagtttttgtcttttttttcattgtttttgttgttggaaATATTTATCGCAAATTTTTCCGAAAGAACTTAGttacaaatcaatttaaagAAAGTGAATGGCATGCACAGTATCAATCGCTTAATGGTATAGATACAGCTTCTCCTGTTGCACAGGTGCGACCAAATGGAGAATCTTTGTACCTATCTCCAGTGTTTAGTAGACATGAGAATGATAGTACCGTTGACTTGCAGGGGCACGATATAAGACCTGGACTCAACGTCGTTTCAGAAGAGCTAGCTTTGGGCAGACAAAGATTCACTCACGACTCCACGTATgcagaaaatgaattaaatgtttCTCTAGCTGGTCGAACAGATCATGTATACACCGATATACCGGAAAACAGCgaagaaaattttaatcctACAATTGATTTTGGCCTTGAATCTAACATCTTAAACAACAACGATAGTAGAACTGCATTGGATGGACCAGTTGTgtacatgaacctgtaa